Proteins encoded together in one Passer domesticus isolate bPasDom1 chromosome 6, bPasDom1.hap1, whole genome shotgun sequence window:
- the TSSC4 gene encoding U5 small nuclear ribonucleoprotein TSSC4 — protein MGDQEAGEPFLGIVADGGRDFEGALPSDTVSLSDSDSDDLGLAGEAEVDTISPEEPSVDEGDFRSGETPDSSNSGHRSPVQPFHLKGMSSTFSLRSQSIFDCLEEAAKLSVPSMPEDNVVDGRFKRPLPPTTVPGKVPMVPENMGRQARAVQAPKTSPAVPDYVAHPERWTKYSLEGVSESSDNTNRAVAMEFLGGLKKRGEQQSSATQDSYTPSFNQDPSSCGAGRIVFTKPTKRGVDGLEKKTSTGEDDKKQMKTDLKGKSLKKTDDLREEDKVELGHLDSDSGKAAEEEECVMEGDQNTEYKPDARLSGAGEEPSLGTVGFHCSKKKSRKNFRPKVDDEGEEDES, from the coding sequence ATGGGAGACCAGGAGGCAGGTGAACCTTTTCTGGGGATAGTGGCTGACGGAGGCAGAGACTTTGAAGGAGCTCTGCCCTCAGACACGGTGTCACTCAGCGATTCTGACTCTGATGACTTGGGGCTGGCGGGTGAAGCAGAAGTTGATACGATATCTCCTGAGGAGCCCTCTGTAGATGAAGGGGATTTCAGATCAGGAGAGACACCTGACTCTTCAAACAGCGGTCACAGATCTCCTGTCCAGCCATTCCATCTGAAGGGCATGAGTTCTACGTTCTCTCTCCGTAGCCAGAGCATTTTTGATTGCCTGGAAGAGGCAGCCAAGCTGTCTGTGCCCTCGATGCCTGAAGATAATGTTGTTGATGGGAGGTTTAAGCGTCCATTGCCTCCGACCACAGTTCCAGGTAAAGTTCCCATGGTCCCAGAAAACATGGGAAGGCAAGCCAGAGCAGTGCAGGCTCCCAAAAcctctcctgcagtgcctgacTACGTGGCACACCCAGAGCGCTGGACCAAATACAGCCTAGAGGGAGTTTCAGAGTCCAGTGACAATACTAACAGGGCAGTGGCCATGGAATTTCTAGGTGGTTTGAAGAAAAGAGGGGAGCAACAGAGCTCAGCTACCCAAGACAGCTACACCCCATCCTTCAACCAGGACCCTTccagctgtggagctgggaggattGTCTTCACCAAACCGACTAAAAGAGGTGTTGATggactggaaaagaaaacatcaaCAGGGGAGGATGATAAGAAACAGATGAAGACAGATCTGAAAGGAAAATCTCTTAAAAAGACCGATGACTTGAGGGAAGAAGATAAGGTTGAGCTGGGGCACTTAGACAGTGACAGTGGaaaggcagcagaggaggaggagtgcGTGATGGAGGGGGACCAGAACACAGAGTATAAACCTGATGCAAGGCTTAGTGGTGCAGGTGAAGAGCCATCACTGGGAACAGTTGGATTCCACTGCAGTAAGaagaagagcaggaaaaatTTCCGACCTAAAGTAGATGATGAAGGGGAGGAGGATGAGTCCTGA